A DNA window from Desulfovibrio oxyclinae DSM 11498 contains the following coding sequences:
- the hflK gene encoding FtsH protease activity modulator HflK yields the protein MNWDWDKLQKQQQGRRGGGSSTPPGFEDFNQQFEKFKRIRFPGWKLVLLAVVILWLISGVYIVEPGEVGVVKRFGEYQTMTSPGPHYHIPYPVESAVTLNVERVRRMEFGFRSINRSRSVPFQQGQTRKVTDESLMLTGDENIVSVQFIVQYQIKNARNYLFNVFDQEGTIKNAAQAAMREVIGKSNIDRALTTGKQEIQVATRQLMQEILDLYSTGIRVENVQMQNVHPPDAVVDAFKDVASAREDKSRFINEAEAYRNDILPKARGQAARIINAAEAYREAKVRRSEGDASRFLSVLREYRKAKDVTRTRLYLETMEEVLAQPDADKVILSNEALKQSLPYLPLERVKPGGGKTTNKTQ from the coding sequence ATGAATTGGGACTGGGATAAACTGCAAAAGCAGCAACAGGGGCGCAGAGGCGGTGGTTCATCCACACCTCCCGGATTTGAAGATTTCAACCAGCAGTTCGAGAAGTTCAAGCGCATACGCTTTCCCGGTTGGAAGCTTGTGTTGCTTGCGGTGGTCATACTCTGGCTCATCTCGGGCGTATACATCGTCGAACCCGGCGAAGTGGGCGTGGTGAAACGTTTTGGTGAATACCAGACCATGACGTCGCCCGGACCGCATTACCATATTCCATACCCGGTGGAAAGCGCCGTCACGCTGAACGTGGAACGCGTCCGCCGCATGGAATTCGGTTTCCGTTCGATCAATCGCAGCCGTTCGGTACCCTTTCAGCAGGGCCAGACCAGAAAGGTCACGGACGAATCGCTGATGCTCACGGGCGATGAGAACATCGTCAGTGTGCAGTTCATCGTCCAATACCAAATCAAGAACGCAAGGAACTATCTGTTCAATGTGTTCGATCAGGAAGGCACGATCAAGAACGCGGCGCAGGCCGCCATGCGCGAAGTCATCGGCAAGAGCAACATCGACCGCGCCCTGACAACGGGCAAGCAGGAAATCCAGGTGGCCACGCGCCAGCTGATGCAGGAAATCCTCGACCTCTACAGCACCGGTATCCGCGTAGAAAACGTGCAGATGCAGAACGTGCATCCGCCGGACGCCGTCGTGGACGCGTTCAAGGACGTTGCCAGTGCCCGCGAGGACAAGAGCCGCTTCATCAACGAAGCCGAGGCCTACCGCAACGATATCCTGCCCAAGGCACGAGGTCAGGCAGCTCGCATCATCAACGCTGCGGAAGCATACCGCGAAGCCAAGGTCCGCCGGTCCGAAGGTGACGCATCCCGCTTCCTCTCCGTGCTTCGCGAATACCGCAAGGCAAAGGACGTTACCCGCACCCGTCTCTACCTTGAGACCATGGAAGAAGTGCTGGCCCAGCCCGACGCGGACAAGGTCATCCTTTCCAACGAGGCGCTGAAGCAGTCCCTGCCGTATCTGCCGCTTGAACGGGTGAAGCCCGGTGGCGGAAAAACAACGAACAAAACCCAGTAA
- the hflC gene encoding protease modulator HflC, protein MQKKAILLLAVIFIGVAVLTQSLFTVDQTQRAIVLQLGKPVSDDSLGPGLHFKLPFVQNVVYVDSRILDYDAKPEEFTTEDKKYMDINSYSKWRIVNPLQFYRTVQNVPAAQARLDDIIRSQLRVELGRYKLIEIVSLKRPEIMEKVTAKSKELLDPYGIEVVDVRIKRTDLPTENQRAIYGRMKAERERQAKQYRSEGREAADKIKAKADKERTILLAEAKRTAEEVRGQGDAKATKIYADSMGQSPEFYDFQRSLTAYRNSLKGGSKFIMTPESPFLKFFQ, encoded by the coding sequence ATGCAGAAGAAAGCCATCCTGTTACTGGCAGTCATATTCATCGGCGTAGCCGTCCTTACCCAGAGCCTGTTCACGGTGGACCAGACTCAGCGTGCCATCGTTCTCCAGCTCGGTAAGCCGGTCTCCGACGACTCGCTCGGCCCCGGACTGCACTTCAAGCTGCCGTTCGTGCAGAACGTCGTGTACGTGGATTCCCGGATTCTCGACTATGACGCCAAGCCCGAGGAATTCACCACCGAAGACAAGAAGTACATGGACATCAACTCCTACTCCAAGTGGAGGATTGTCAATCCGCTTCAGTTCTACCGCACCGTCCAGAACGTCCCGGCCGCACAGGCGCGCCTTGACGACATCATCCGCTCGCAGCTGCGCGTCGAACTCGGTCGCTACAAGCTCATCGAGATCGTCTCCCTCAAGCGTCCGGAGATCATGGAAAAGGTCACCGCCAAGAGTAAGGAACTGCTTGATCCCTACGGCATCGAGGTTGTGGACGTTCGCATCAAGCGCACGGACCTGCCCACCGAGAACCAGCGCGCCATCTACGGCCGCATGAAGGCGGAACGTGAGCGTCAGGCCAAGCAGTACCGCTCCGAAGGACGCGAGGCCGCAGACAAGATCAAGGCCAAGGCCGACAAGGAACGCACCATCCTGCTGGCGGAAGCGAAACGCACCGCCGAGGAAGTTCGCGGTCAGGGCGACGCCAAGGCAACCAAGATCTACGCCGACTCCATGGGCCAATCTCCGGAATTCTATGATTTCCAGAGAAGCCTTACAGCATACCGCAATTCCCTCAAGGGCGGATCCAAGTTCATCATGACTCCCGAATCACCCTTCCTCAAGTTCTTCCAATAG
- a CDS encoding LexA family transcriptional regulator gives MPKLKKRCDEGQQKWFDESLERIKKATGARTQVQLAEVLDVRQSSISDAKRRCSIPAEWFLKLYRSHGLAPDWLSDGVEPVYLNPNKAKISADVVLRESPAPYGRNNARARVVPVSTMAGLDKSASTWAPQPQEELAIPETYFRPKLQVCKVDSASMEPVIQRGAFVGIDREQTQHPDGDLCAVHFPHQGLLIRRVFLQDGQFVLKAVNEQYSDLTIPADEMDERTVGRVVWVLQDLASA, from the coding sequence ATGCCGAAGTTGAAGAAACGTTGTGACGAGGGGCAACAAAAATGGTTCGACGAGTCGCTTGAACGCATCAAGAAGGCCACCGGCGCCCGCACTCAGGTCCAGTTGGCGGAAGTGCTTGATGTTCGCCAGTCAAGCATTTCCGACGCCAAACGCCGCTGCTCCATCCCTGCCGAGTGGTTCTTAAAGCTGTATCGCAGCCACGGCCTTGCACCGGACTGGCTTTCGGACGGAGTCGAGCCGGTGTACCTGAACCCGAACAAGGCCAAGATATCCGCGGACGTTGTCCTGCGCGAATCCCCGGCCCCGTATGGTCGCAACAACGCACGTGCTCGCGTAGTACCCGTTTCCACTATGGCCGGACTCGACAAGTCCGCCTCCACCTGGGCTCCGCAGCCGCAGGAAGAGCTGGCCATCCCCGAAACATACTTCCGCCCCAAGCTGCAGGTCTGCAAAGTGGACAGTGCAAGCATGGAGCCGGTGATCCAGCGCGGCGCCTTCGTAGGCATCGACCGCGAGCAGACTCAGCATCCCGACGGCGACCTCTGCGCCGTGCACTTCCCGCATCAGGGGCTTTTGATCCGTCGCGTATTCCTTCAGGACGGACAGTTCGTGCTCAAGGCTGTCAACGAGCAGTACAGCGACCTGACCATTCCCGCTGACGAAATGGATGAACGCACTGTGGGACGCGTTGTCTGGGTTCTTCAGGACCTGGCCAGCGCCTAG
- a CDS encoding diguanylate cyclase: MDRHTILLVEDSRFFGQMVRDRIEEELDLSVDWATSMAEAISLIEARSDDYLAVLHGLSLPDADEGDMARYVTEKGLPALVFTATFSNESRHRIAALGVADYVLKENPKAIDTVLDTIRRIRSNPDTRVLVVDDSPTALTKIRKLLQAHRYEVLTAADGKAALRIMDEVPDIKLVLTDFNMPSMDGFELTRRIRENFPKDRLAIIGLSSERDEMLSARFIKLGANDFLKKPFIAEEFYCRVQHSLDMLQQIETIRELSYRDPLTKLANRRCFFESAQAFIHRAQQAGERLCLAMLDIDHFKKVNDTYGHDTGDAVISNVATLLDTAFPEGEALTARFGGEEFAVLLRHAPERDPVLLFDGFRRTLEQSPAHASGGNISVTISTGLCLDISGSLHQTLSAADENLYRAKEQGRNRVVSGVCELKD, translated from the coding sequence ATGGACAGACACACTATCTTGCTTGTTGAAGACAGCCGTTTTTTCGGACAGATGGTTCGCGACAGGATTGAGGAAGAGCTCGACCTGAGCGTGGACTGGGCCACAAGCATGGCCGAGGCCATTTCGCTTATCGAAGCCCGAAGCGACGACTATCTCGCTGTTCTTCACGGCCTGTCGCTGCCCGATGCGGATGAAGGCGACATGGCCCGCTACGTGACGGAAAAAGGGCTCCCGGCCCTTGTCTTTACCGCCACCTTTTCAAACGAATCACGCCACCGCATTGCAGCACTTGGCGTAGCGGACTACGTTCTCAAGGAAAACCCCAAAGCCATCGATACGGTGCTCGACACCATTCGCCGCATCCGCAGCAATCCCGACACCCGCGTCCTCGTGGTGGATGATTCTCCGACCGCCCTCACCAAGATTCGCAAGCTGCTTCAGGCCCACCGTTACGAGGTTCTCACCGCTGCCGACGGCAAGGCCGCCCTGCGAATCATGGATGAAGTCCCTGACATCAAACTGGTGCTCACGGACTTCAACATGCCATCCATGGACGGATTCGAGCTGACCAGACGCATCCGGGAAAATTTCCCGAAAGACCGACTGGCGATCATCGGTCTTTCCTCTGAAAGGGATGAAATGCTCTCCGCACGTTTCATCAAACTCGGCGCTAACGATTTTCTCAAGAAACCTTTCATCGCTGAAGAATTCTATTGCCGCGTGCAGCACTCACTGGACATGCTTCAGCAGATCGAAACCATCCGCGAACTGTCCTACCGGGATCCCCTCACCAAGCTGGCGAACAGACGCTGCTTCTTTGAAAGCGCGCAAGCGTTCATTCACCGGGCGCAGCAGGCCGGAGAGCGTCTTTGTCTCGCCATGCTCGACATTGACCATTTCAAAAAGGTAAACGATACTTATGGGCACGATACCGGTGACGCGGTAATCTCCAACGTGGCCACCCTGCTGGATACCGCGTTCCCCGAAGGCGAAGCCCTGACGGCCCGTTTCGGCGGCGAGGAGTTTGCAGTGCTTTTGCGCCACGCCCCGGAGCGCGACCCCGTCCTGCTGTTTGACGGGTTCCGCCGCACCTTGGAGCAGTCGCCGGCACATGCTTCAGGCGGAAATATATCCGTGACCATCAGCACCGGACTTTGTCTGGACATTTCCGGCTCTTTGCATCAAACACTCAGTGCGGCCGATGAAAATCTCTACCGCGCCAAGGAACAGGGCCGGAACCGCGTGGTTTCCGGCGTCTGCGAACTGAAAGACTGA
- the panB gene encoding 3-methyl-2-oxobutanoate hydroxymethyltransferase, with protein sequence MSTQTAPKTGQERPVTAPDIRARKGESPIACITAYDYCSGTIADQSGADLVLVGDSLAMVMLGHEDTLSVTMDEMLHHTRAASRGVKRALLVGDMPFLSYNLSTEQALANAGRFLSEGRAKAVKLEGGVGVAPQVKAIVDAGIPVLGHIGLTPQHVARFGGFKAQGKTAEAVKSMLDDALALEEAGVFAIVLEAVPEEAAQLITEALSVPTIGIGAGAVTDGQILVYHDVLGMFDRFTPKFVRRYGELGELCAETLKRYCDDVRHCHFPTEKHTLHMDDDEAAKLRKIKRPKR encoded by the coding sequence ATGAGCACCCAAACCGCTCCCAAGACCGGGCAGGAACGTCCGGTGACCGCTCCCGACATCCGTGCGCGCAAGGGCGAAAGCCCCATAGCCTGCATTACCGCCTATGATTACTGCTCCGGCACCATTGCGGACCAAAGCGGTGCCGACCTGGTTCTCGTGGGCGACTCGCTCGCCATGGTCATGCTCGGGCACGAGGATACGCTCTCCGTCACCATGGACGAGATGCTGCACCACACCCGCGCAGCCAGCCGCGGCGTGAAGCGGGCCCTGCTCGTGGGCGACATGCCGTTTCTTTCCTACAATCTGAGCACAGAGCAGGCTCTTGCCAACGCCGGACGCTTTCTTTCCGAAGGACGCGCCAAGGCCGTCAAGCTCGAAGGTGGCGTGGGCGTGGCTCCGCAGGTCAAGGCCATCGTGGATGCGGGCATTCCGGTCCTCGGCCACATCGGCCTCACTCCCCAGCACGTGGCGCGTTTTGGCGGATTCAAGGCGCAGGGCAAAACCGCCGAAGCGGTCAAGTCCATGCTGGACGACGCACTGGCCCTTGAAGAGGCGGGGGTCTTCGCCATCGTGCTGGAAGCCGTCCCCGAAGAAGCCGCACAGCTCATCACCGAAGCCCTCAGCGTGCCGACCATCGGCATCGGCGCCGGAGCCGTGACCGACGGCCAGATCCTCGTCTATCATGACGTGCTGGGCATGTTCGACCGCTTCACTCCCAAGTTCGTGCGCCGTTACGGCGAACTGGGCGAACTCTGCGCCGAGACCCTCAAGCGCTACTGCGACGATGTGCGGCACTGCCATTTCCCCACGGAAAAACACACCCTGCACATGGATGACGACGAAGCGGCCAAGCTCAGGAAAATCAAAAGGCCGAAACGCTAA
- the smpB gene encoding SsrA-binding protein SmpB translates to MGKKKKKPAANVIGQNKQARRLYEFMDTFEAGIALQGSEVKSLREGRVSFKDGYVRFRDGEAWLVGVHIAPYENTSLFDRPDPERPRRLLLHKREIDMLQSRADQKGLTVIPVKMYFSRGKVKLQIALGKGKNVHSKKEDLKQRDIARDTARQLAAYK, encoded by the coding sequence ATGGGAAAGAAAAAGAAGAAACCCGCTGCAAACGTCATCGGGCAGAACAAGCAGGCCCGGCGCCTGTACGAATTCATGGATACCTTCGAGGCCGGCATCGCCCTGCAGGGCAGTGAAGTGAAGTCTCTGCGCGAGGGACGAGTGAGCTTCAAGGACGGATACGTGCGCTTTCGCGACGGGGAAGCGTGGCTCGTGGGCGTGCACATCGCTCCGTACGAGAACACCTCCCTTTTTGACCGCCCCGACCCCGAGCGTCCGCGCAGGCTGCTTTTGCACAAGCGTGAAATCGACATGCTCCAGTCCCGGGCGGATCAGAAAGGTCTTACCGTGATTCCCGTGAAGATGTATTTTTCGCGGGGCAAGGTGAAGTTGCAGATCGCCCTCGGCAAGGGCAAGAACGTGCATTCCAAGAAGGAAGACCTGAAGCAGCGCGACATTGCACGGGATACCGCCCGTCAACTCGCCGCGTATAAATAG
- the ptsP gene encoding phosphoenolpyruvate--protein phosphotransferase, whose protein sequence is MNGKTISGISVATGIAIGKAVFVNRSHKAHLPRNTVPASSIEGEVERLHAAFETVRQEMQAVREKVPAELQDYALLIDTHLMMLGDPKLSNTAAEYIRTLGLNAEWALEKSVADQEAAFGAVEDPYIRERMQDVHVVADRVQSRLIGKGADNAAVQGRVIILAHDLSPADIAELEVNRIMAFATVQGGKTSHTGIMARTLGIPALVGVNRLEEVISDGDLIVVDGLQGRIVVNPSEEELTDYNERAAQFEEYTRQTRLQCQLPAETFDGFKVDVHANIELVEEVAAVLDSGGEGIGLYRTEYAYISRSDLPSEEELYQKYADLASIMKPRKVIFRSLDLGSDKFMSSFGMLDEANPAMGLRAIRFCLKHPRIFKTQLRAILRASAHGNVALMFPMISGIKEVRQAKAWLAQAKAELRREGVEYDPDMPVGIMIELPSAVMIADLLAQEVDFFSIGTNDLIQYSIGVDRTNSHVSYLYQPLHPATLRAIKLVVDAAHEAGIAVSLCGEVASDPYCVPLLMGMGIDSISLTPQAIPGIKRVIRQTRMRECRELLRKVLECRTVGRINSLVMETIFKQYPEELTFFASLLENDELPH, encoded by the coding sequence GTGAACGGCAAGACTATCAGCGGTATCTCCGTGGCGACCGGCATTGCCATCGGCAAGGCCGTGTTCGTCAACCGCAGCCACAAGGCGCACCTGCCGCGTAACACCGTGCCCGCCTCCAGCATCGAAGGTGAGGTGGAACGGTTGCATGCGGCCTTCGAGACCGTGCGTCAGGAAATGCAGGCCGTTCGTGAAAAGGTTCCCGCAGAACTTCAGGACTACGCCCTGCTCATCGATACGCATCTCATGATGCTGGGCGACCCCAAGCTTTCCAACACCGCGGCGGAATACATCCGCACCCTCGGCCTCAACGCCGAATGGGCACTGGAAAAGTCCGTGGCCGATCAGGAAGCGGCCTTCGGCGCCGTGGAAGACCCCTACATCCGCGAGCGGATGCAGGACGTGCATGTGGTGGCCGACCGCGTTCAGTCGCGACTCATCGGCAAGGGCGCGGACAACGCTGCTGTACAGGGGCGCGTCATCATCCTCGCGCACGACCTTTCTCCGGCGGATATCGCCGAACTGGAAGTGAACAGGATCATGGCCTTTGCCACGGTGCAGGGCGGCAAGACCTCGCACACGGGCATCATGGCCCGCACGCTGGGCATCCCCGCGCTGGTGGGCGTGAATCGGCTTGAAGAGGTGATCAGCGACGGTGATCTGATCGTGGTGGACGGTCTTCAGGGCCGAATCGTGGTCAATCCCAGCGAAGAAGAGCTGACCGACTACAACGAGCGGGCCGCGCAGTTCGAGGAATACACGAGGCAGACGCGTCTTCAGTGCCAGCTTCCGGCCGAGACCTTCGACGGGTTCAAGGTGGACGTGCACGCCAACATCGAGCTGGTGGAGGAAGTCGCGGCAGTGCTGGACAGCGGCGGCGAAGGCATCGGCCTGTACCGTACGGAGTACGCCTACATCAGCCGGTCCGACCTGCCGAGCGAGGAGGAGCTGTACCAGAAGTACGCGGACCTGGCCTCAATCATGAAGCCGCGCAAGGTCATCTTCCGCAGTCTCGACCTCGGATCCGACAAGTTCATGAGCAGTTTCGGGATGCTGGACGAAGCCAACCCGGCCATGGGGCTGCGGGCCATCCGCTTCTGCCTCAAGCATCCGAGAATTTTCAAGACGCAGCTGCGGGCGATCCTGCGCGCCTCGGCGCACGGCAATGTGGCGCTGATGTTTCCGATGATCTCGGGCATCAAGGAAGTGCGTCAGGCCAAGGCATGGCTGGCGCAGGCCAAGGCGGAACTCCGGCGCGAAGGCGTGGAGTACGATCCGGACATGCCCGTGGGAATTATGATCGAGCTGCCTTCTGCCGTGATGATCGCGGACCTGTTGGCTCAGGAAGTGGATTTCTTCAGCATCGGCACCAACGACCTCATTCAGTACAGCATCGGCGTGGACCGTACCAACAGCCATGTTTCGTACCTGTACCAGCCGCTGCACCCGGCCACGCTGCGCGCCATCAAGCTGGTGGTGGACGCTGCCCACGAGGCGGGCATTGCGGTGAGCCTTTGCGGCGAGGTCGCCTCCGATCCCTACTGCGTGCCGCTGCTCATGGGCATGGGCATCGACTCCATTTCCTTGACGCCGCAAGCCATACCGGGCATCAAGCGCGTCATCCGTCAGACCCGGATGCGCGAGTGCCGGGAACTGCTGCGCAAGGTGCTGGAATGCCGCACCGTCGGGCGCATCAACTCGCTGGTCATGGAGACCATTTTCAAACAGTATCCGGAAGAATTGACCTTTTTCGCATCGCTTCTGGAAAACGACGAACTTCCGCATTAG
- a CDS encoding HPr family phosphocarrier protein produces MVKNESEPGGNGDTQTREVVVSSPNGLHARPAGKLAQAAQKFSASVSIASGEQVVDAKSILDILTLAVGEGTTLELRASGDDAPQALDRLERLFENRFREE; encoded by the coding sequence ATGGTCAAGAATGAATCCGAACCCGGCGGCAACGGGGATACGCAGACGCGGGAGGTCGTGGTCAGCAGCCCCAACGGGCTCCATGCAAGGCCCGCGGGCAAGCTGGCTCAGGCCGCCCAGAAGTTCAGTGCGTCGGTGAGCATCGCTTCCGGCGAGCAGGTGGTTGACGCCAAGAGTATTCTCGACATACTCACACTTGCCGTCGGAGAAGGAACCACTCTGGAACTCAGGGCCAGCGGCGATGACGCGCCGCAGGCGCTGGACAGGCTGGAGCGGCTCTTCGAGAACCGCTTCCGCGAGGAGTAG